A single genomic interval of Antarcticibacterium arcticum harbors:
- a CDS encoding L-lactate MFS transporter has translation MKTGKNRWLIALSAVGIHLSIGAAYAYSVYTLPLVETMGWTVAEVTVAFTIMMVLGGGSAALFGRMVERNGPRKSAILAAVLFGLGQAGSGFAVSIDSLWLFLLTYGLLSGLGLGIGYISPVSTLVKWFPDRRGLATGMAVLGFGSGALITAPVAASLMEFVGISSTFYILGVCYFVVMTLSALYIAPPPRGWVPVINVKHKPSFGTITIKKDLAQLTAHEAVKTKHFWMLWSIMLINTSAGIMMISVASPMAQTVVGISTAAAATMVGIMGIFNGAGRLGWAAVSDYISRPVVFIIFFIIQLITFLTLPIITSAIVFQILIFLVVSCYGGGFSNLPAFIADMFGTKELGAIHGYLLTTWSLGGLIGPTLVSQIYTRTGSYVPVFYVFAGMVAIALIISIFLKADVRGVQKQQKQRSEIITASR, from the coding sequence ATGAAGACCGGTAAAAATCGATGGCTTATTGCCCTCTCGGCAGTTGGGATACATCTTTCAATAGGGGCTGCGTATGCATACAGCGTGTACACCTTGCCTTTAGTTGAAACTATGGGCTGGACAGTAGCCGAAGTAACTGTTGCTTTTACTATAATGATGGTCCTTGGTGGCGGTTCGGCAGCCTTGTTTGGAAGAATGGTAGAACGAAATGGTCCACGAAAATCGGCGATTTTAGCCGCCGTGTTATTTGGATTAGGTCAGGCAGGATCTGGTTTTGCGGTTTCCATTGATTCTCTGTGGTTGTTCCTGTTAACCTATGGATTATTAAGTGGATTGGGTTTGGGGATAGGTTATATTTCACCGGTTTCCACCCTGGTTAAGTGGTTTCCAGATCGTCGTGGACTTGCAACCGGAATGGCTGTACTTGGGTTTGGTTCAGGGGCTTTGATCACCGCCCCGGTGGCTGCCAGCTTAATGGAATTTGTGGGAATTTCTTCAACTTTTTACATATTGGGAGTTTGTTATTTTGTGGTTATGACATTATCTGCATTATATATTGCACCGCCGCCAAGAGGATGGGTTCCGGTTATTAATGTAAAACATAAGCCTTCTTTTGGAACCATCACTATTAAAAAAGATCTGGCCCAATTAACGGCTCATGAAGCTGTAAAAACAAAGCATTTCTGGATGTTGTGGTCTATCATGCTTATCAATACAAGTGCAGGTATCATGATGATCTCGGTGGCTTCTCCAATGGCCCAAACGGTAGTAGGTATTTCTACCGCCGCGGCGGCAACTATGGTTGGAATTATGGGTATTTTTAATGGGGCAGGCAGACTTGGCTGGGCGGCAGTATCAGATTATATTTCCCGTCCGGTTGTATTTATAATTTTCTTTATTATCCAGCTTATAACCTTTTTAACGCTTCCCATCATTACAAGTGCGATCGTGTTCCAAATATTAATATTCCTTGTGGTGAGTTGTTATGGGGGCGGATTTTCAAATCTGCCTGCATTTATTGCAGATATGTTCGGCACCAAAGAACTTGGTGCAATTCATGGATACCTTTTAACCACCTGGTCTTTAGGCGGTTTAATAGGGCCAACTCTGGTCTCACAAATCTATACAAGAACCGGAAGTTATGTACCTGTATTTTATGTGTTTGCAGGCATGGTCGCTATTGCCCTTATCATCTCAATTTTTTTGAAAGCCGATGTGAGAGGAGTTCAAAAACAGCAAAAGCAACGGTCTGAGATTATAACTGCTTCCCGGTAG
- a CDS encoding TetR/AcrR family transcriptional regulator, which yields MKDEKTQTEDHILNSAEKVFQRKGMDGARMQEIANEAGINKAMLHYYYRSKRFLFEAVFAKAFSLIAPEIDRVLSDDNTDLFQKIKNFTNSYISFIQKHPYLPNFIIQELNRDADFIKVLQAKKGFPDFSKFEAQVEKEVQEGKIRPIKAEQLFVHLLSLNIFPFLAAPLFKGFLKIDDKAYKDLMEERKEEISNLLINYIKIKE from the coding sequence ATGAAAGACGAAAAAACACAAACTGAGGATCATATTTTAAATTCTGCTGAAAAAGTGTTCCAGCGCAAAGGAATGGATGGCGCAAGAATGCAGGAGATCGCTAATGAGGCGGGAATAAATAAGGCCATGCTGCACTACTATTACAGGAGCAAACGCTTTTTATTTGAAGCTGTTTTTGCCAAAGCCTTTTCACTGATAGCTCCCGAGATAGACCGGGTATTAAGTGATGATAATACCGACCTTTTTCAGAAAATAAAAAACTTCACCAACAGCTATATAAGTTTCATACAAAAGCATCCTTACCTGCCAAATTTCATTATCCAGGAACTTAATAGGGATGCCGATTTTATTAAAGTACTACAAGCAAAGAAGGGCTTTCCCGACTTTTCAAAATTTGAGGCCCAGGTAGAAAAAGAGGTGCAGGAAGGAAAAATAAGACCTATAAAGGCTGAACAGCTATTTGTTCATCTACTGTCACTTAACATTTTCCCGTTCCTGGCCGCACCATTGTTTAAAGGTTTCCTGAAAATTGACGATAAGGCCTATAAAGACCTTATGGAGGAAAGAAAAGAGGAAATATCAAACCTTTTGATCAATTATATAAAAATAAAGGAATGA
- a CDS encoding TolC family protein, translating into MKKLVVLTLLLIGAVSPAQEILTLQESYELAEKNYPLGSQIQLLEEKAAREQEVIQKDYLPKFNINAKASYQSDVTEIPIDLGGQSIETVDKDQYRATLDVEQLIFNGGAINSRSSLKDLELQSQAQQVRVSLYQIKKRINRYYFGALQLREQISLLESKENALGGRVKELESQVKYGTALPASENVIKAEILKIKQQKEEAESQLHTVLKSLSAYIARPVDISTVLELPEQEILIEAPGARPEIEWFNLREEELDQNKEILAKSLYPNIYGFAQGGYGKPGYNFLDNSFQDFYMVGVKMNWNVFDWGKVKEQQKSLDISKDMINAERETFNFNNNIELEEALIRIDQLQKTLLQDNEIIALRENIAESSNSQLKNGIITPSEYLTEFNNLYEAKINQQLHKVELEMAKADYRIIKGNKENKLR; encoded by the coding sequence ATGAAAAAGTTAGTTGTATTAACCCTTCTTTTGATTGGCGCAGTAAGTCCGGCCCAGGAGATCCTTACTCTTCAGGAGTCCTATGAACTCGCAGAGAAAAATTATCCTTTGGGGAGCCAGATACAATTATTGGAAGAAAAGGCTGCCCGTGAGCAGGAAGTGATCCAGAAAGATTACCTCCCGAAGTTTAATATAAATGCAAAAGCGAGCTATCAATCTGATGTGACAGAAATTCCAATAGATCTTGGAGGGCAAAGTATTGAAACTGTTGATAAGGACCAATACCGGGCTACCCTTGATGTTGAACAGTTGATCTTCAATGGAGGCGCCATAAACTCCAGAAGTAGCCTCAAAGATTTGGAATTACAATCACAGGCCCAGCAAGTGAGGGTTAGTCTTTATCAAATAAAGAAAAGGATCAACAGGTATTATTTTGGAGCCTTACAGCTTCGGGAACAGATCTCACTTCTGGAATCAAAGGAAAATGCCCTGGGCGGAAGAGTAAAAGAACTGGAATCCCAGGTTAAATATGGGACAGCCTTACCAGCATCTGAGAACGTAATAAAAGCTGAAATATTAAAAATAAAGCAACAAAAGGAGGAGGCAGAATCTCAGCTGCATACTGTCTTAAAGAGCTTATCGGCATATATAGCCAGGCCTGTAGACATTTCTACAGTCCTGGAATTGCCGGAACAGGAAATTTTGATAGAGGCCCCGGGTGCCAGGCCCGAGATTGAATGGTTCAACCTACGGGAAGAAGAACTGGATCAAAACAAGGAAATACTTGCTAAAAGCCTGTACCCTAATATTTATGGGTTCGCCCAGGGAGGTTATGGGAAACCGGGTTATAATTTCCTTGATAATTCATTTCAGGATTTTTATATGGTCGGAGTGAAAATGAACTGGAATGTTTTTGACTGGGGTAAGGTTAAAGAACAGCAAAAATCCCTGGACATCTCTAAAGATATGATCAACGCAGAAAGGGAAACCTTCAATTTCAATAATAATATTGAACTGGAAGAAGCCCTTATTAGAATAGATCAGCTTCAAAAAACGCTCCTTCAGGATAATGAGATTATCGCTTTACGGGAGAATATAGCTGAATCTTCAAATTCCCAGCTAAAAAACGGAATTATAACTCCTTCAGAATATTTAACCGAGTTCAACAATTTATACGAAGCAAAGATAAATCAACAACTTCATAAAGTTGAACTTGAAATGGCGAAAGCAGATTACAGGATTATTAAAGGAAATAAAGAAAATAAACTACGATGA
- a CDS encoding HlyD family secretion protein, whose product MKKAIVIVIWVVGLSFISCSDENKADGYGNFEATEIIISSEAQGKIKYFNVREGDEIEPGIKVALIDTIQLHWEKQQLLASQKTVSSRSQGVFTQIDVLNEKLKIAEREKKRVKDLLAENAATQRQMDQTEGEVKVIREEIKNVRTKNTPIINETELIQAQIARINDLIEKSIVENPLKGTVLATYAETGEITGYGRPLYKIADLENMTLRVYISETQLSDIKLGQEVHVKIDSKKDNMKSYPGRISWISSTAEFTPKTIQTREERSNLVYAVDVKVKNDGSLKIGMPAEMWLQTAE is encoded by the coding sequence ATGAAAAAAGCAATAGTAATAGTGATATGGGTTGTCGGGTTGAGTTTCATCTCTTGTAGTGATGAAAATAAAGCCGACGGTTATGGAAACTTTGAAGCCACAGAAATTATAATTTCTTCAGAAGCCCAGGGGAAAATAAAATATTTCAATGTGAGGGAAGGAGATGAAATTGAACCGGGAATTAAGGTTGCCCTTATTGATACCATCCAACTTCATTGGGAAAAACAGCAATTACTGGCTTCCCAAAAAACAGTGTCGTCGAGATCTCAGGGGGTATTCACACAAATTGACGTTTTAAATGAAAAATTAAAAATAGCTGAAAGGGAAAAAAAGAGAGTAAAGGACCTTTTGGCCGAGAATGCCGCAACACAAAGACAGATGGACCAGACTGAAGGCGAGGTCAAAGTAATTAGAGAAGAGATTAAAAATGTAAGAACAAAAAACACTCCTATTATAAACGAAACAGAATTGATCCAGGCTCAAATTGCAAGGATAAACGATCTCATAGAAAAGAGCATTGTTGAAAACCCCTTAAAAGGAACTGTATTGGCCACGTATGCAGAGACCGGAGAGATTACAGGTTATGGAAGACCCTTATATAAAATAGCCGATCTGGAAAATATGACCTTGCGGGTTTATATAAGTGAAACCCAACTTTCAGATATTAAACTGGGCCAGGAAGTACATGTGAAAATTGATTCAAAGAAAGATAACATGAAGTCCTACCCCGGGAGAATTTCCTGGATCTCATCTACGGCAGAATTCACACCCAAGACCATCCAAACCAGGGAAGAAAGATCCAATCTGGTGTATGCGGTAGACGTAAAAGTTAAGAATGACGGCTCTCTCAAAATAGGAATGCCTGCTGAAATGTGGTTGCAAACTGCAGAATAG
- a CDS encoding ABC transporter ATP-binding protein, with amino-acid sequence MSITLNNITKSYKKVTAVENISFEVKQGELFGLIGPDGAGKTTLFRILTTLLFADKGEATVAGFDVVKDYKEIRKSVGYMPGRFSLYQDLTVEENLEFFATIFGTTIEENYDLIKDIYVQIEPFKNRRAGKLSGGMKQKLALSCALIHKPKVLFLDEPTTGVDPVSRKEFWDMLKRLNDKGITTLVSTPYMDEASLCDRIALIQGGKILKIDTPSNIISQHEKQIFNVGAKEMSKLISDLKEFPDNESVYAFGEFVHYTHSNPRFSTNHLEKFLLERGHLNVSIEPTPPGIEDVFMDLAGTKQIKAEGK; translated from the coding sequence ATGAGTATCACCTTAAATAATATTACAAAATCCTACAAAAAGGTCACAGCGGTAGAGAATATCTCTTTTGAGGTAAAACAAGGGGAATTGTTTGGTCTGATTGGTCCCGATGGGGCGGGCAAAACAACCCTTTTCAGGATCCTTACCACCCTTCTGTTTGCAGATAAAGGAGAGGCGACAGTGGCGGGTTTTGATGTTGTAAAAGATTATAAAGAGATTCGGAAATCTGTAGGCTATATGCCGGGAAGATTCTCCCTGTACCAGGACCTTACCGTGGAAGAAAATCTGGAGTTTTTTGCAACCATTTTTGGAACCACCATAGAGGAGAATTACGATTTGATCAAAGATATCTATGTGCAGATAGAACCCTTCAAAAACAGAAGGGCCGGCAAACTTTCTGGAGGGATGAAACAAAAGCTGGCGCTATCCTGTGCTCTTATTCATAAGCCCAAGGTGTTATTTCTGGATGAGCCCACTACCGGAGTAGATCCTGTTTCCCGAAAGGAATTTTGGGACATGTTGAAAAGACTTAATGACAAAGGAATTACCACCCTGGTGTCAACCCCATATATGGATGAGGCCTCGCTCTGCGACCGGATAGCGCTTATCCAGGGAGGAAAAATACTTAAAATAGATACTCCCTCCAATATTATCTCGCAGCACGAAAAGCAAATTTTTAACGTGGGAGCAAAAGAGATGTCTAAACTTATAAGCGATCTGAAGGAATTTCCAGATAATGAAAGTGTATACGCTTTTGGGGAATTTGTTCATTATACCCATTCCAATCCCCGCTTTTCCACCAATCATCTGGAGAAATTTTTATTGGAAAGAGGTCATTTGAATGTAAGTATAGAGCCAACTCCTCCGGGCATTGAAGATGTCTTTATGGATCTGGCCGGAACCAAACAAATAAAAGCTGAAGGAAAATGA
- a CDS encoding ABC transporter ATP-binding protein has protein sequence MRTEETVIEVENLTKKFGQFTAVNEITFKTYKGEIFGFLGANGAGKTTAMKMLIGISKPSSGEASVTGLDVYTQPDRIKRNIGYMSQKFSLYDDLTIKENITFFGGIYGLNQKAIKTKIQEIIEDLGLEEVANKLVGGLPLGWKQKLAFSVALLHDPRIVFLDEPTGGVDPITRRQFWELIYKQASRGTTIFVTTHYMDEAEYCDRVSIMVEGKIEALDTPKNLKMQYEANSMDGVFLKLARNVE, from the coding sequence ATGAGGACTGAAGAAACTGTAATTGAAGTGGAAAATCTCACTAAAAAATTTGGCCAGTTCACGGCGGTAAATGAGATCACCTTCAAGACCTATAAAGGGGAGATCTTTGGTTTCCTGGGTGCGAATGGCGCCGGCAAAACCACGGCGATGAAAATGCTTATAGGGATCTCAAAACCATCATCGGGAGAGGCTTCGGTGACAGGATTGGATGTCTATACCCAACCCGACAGGATAAAGAGAAACATTGGTTATATGAGTCAGAAATTCTCTTTGTATGATGATCTTACCATAAAGGAGAATATTACTTTTTTTGGGGGAATATATGGGCTTAACCAGAAAGCAATTAAAACAAAAATTCAGGAAATCATTGAAGATCTGGGTTTGGAAGAGGTAGCGAATAAACTGGTGGGCGGCCTTCCTTTAGGCTGGAAACAGAAACTGGCCTTTTCAGTGGCATTATTGCATGATCCCAGGATCGTATTCCTGGATGAACCCACAGGAGGTGTAGATCCTATTACCCGCCGTCAATTCTGGGAATTGATCTATAAACAGGCATCCAGGGGCACTACCATCTTTGTTACTACCCATTATATGGATGAAGCGGAATATTGCGACCGGGTTTCCATAATGGTGGAAGGAAAAATTGAGGCGCTGGATACCCCTAAAAATTTGAAAATGCAGTATGAAGCCAATTCCATGGATGGGGTATTCTTAAAGTTAGCTAGGAATGTGGAATAA
- a CDS encoding ABC transporter permease produces MKRFIGFVKKEFYHIFRDKRSMFILFGMPIAQILLFGFAITNEINNVEIGILDKSKDNETLKIINKINASQYFTIGNVVENENEIESVFRKGEVKAFLVFEKGFAENLHSLSIGKIQVITDATEPNTANTIVNYIQSIIGHYQQELNGTTGKGVQINIETRMFYNPELKSVFNFLPGVMTVILMLVSAMMTSISITREKELGTMEILLVSPLKPFQVVLGKVFPYIFLSIINALVILILGITVFGMPIEGSLVLLAFETVLFIITALSLGILISTIAETQQAAMMISLMGLMLPVILLSEFIFPISSMPEILQYISHIIPAKWFIIILKGIMLKGVGLMYLWKETLILIIMAVFLIGLSIKKYKIRLE; encoded by the coding sequence ATGAAACGTTTTATTGGATTTGTAAAAAAGGAATTTTATCACATTTTTCGTGATAAGCGATCTATGTTCATTCTGTTTGGGATGCCTATAGCCCAGATCCTACTTTTTGGTTTTGCCATAACCAACGAAATCAACAATGTTGAAATTGGCATACTGGATAAGTCAAAAGACAATGAAACGCTTAAGATAATTAATAAAATAAACGCCTCTCAATATTTCACAATAGGGAATGTGGTGGAAAATGAAAATGAGATAGAATCTGTATTCAGAAAAGGGGAAGTCAAAGCCTTCCTTGTTTTTGAAAAAGGCTTTGCCGAAAATTTACATTCGCTCTCCATCGGGAAGATCCAGGTTATAACAGATGCTACAGAACCAAATACCGCCAATACTATTGTGAATTACATCCAATCTATTATTGGACATTATCAACAGGAGTTGAACGGTACAACCGGTAAAGGGGTACAGATCAACATTGAGACGCGAATGTTCTATAATCCCGAACTTAAAAGTGTATTCAATTTTCTTCCTGGGGTGATGACGGTAATTCTCATGTTGGTTTCGGCCATGATGACCTCCATTTCCATTACCCGTGAAAAGGAATTGGGAACTATGGAAATTTTACTGGTATCTCCTTTAAAACCGTTTCAGGTCGTGTTGGGCAAAGTGTTCCCTTACATTTTCCTGTCTATTATAAACGCTTTGGTCATACTCATCCTGGGAATTACGGTTTTTGGAATGCCCATAGAAGGGAGTTTGGTCCTCCTGGCTTTTGAAACCGTGCTGTTCATAATCACCGCGCTCTCTTTGGGAATTCTAATCTCCACCATCGCTGAAACCCAGCAAGCAGCCATGATGATATCCCTTATGGGTCTTATGTTACCCGTGATCCTCTTGTCTGAATTCATCTTTCCCATATCCAGCATGCCTGAAATCCTTCAATATATTAGCCACATTATTCCGGCAAAATGGTTTATAATAATTCTGAAGGGGATAATGCTAAAAGGGGTGGGGCTTATGTATTTGTGGAAGGAAACTCTCATCCTTATCATTATGGCTGTTTTTCTGATTGGCCTGAGCATTAAAAAATATAAAATAAGACTGGAATAA
- a CDS encoding ABC transporter permease, whose product MKTISYIIQKEFRQIFRNKGMLPIIFVLPLLQLIILSNAATFDIENIKFSYVDHDRSSTSRALIENFEGSPYFDVLHSFPSHSLAYEAMEKGKTDVILEIPSNFHTRLIREQEAGVGVYINAIDGSKAGVESVYINKIISNFNRNISTTTAGFNQLQNKPLEVLNVPSFWYNNTLNYKIFMVPGILVLLVTMLTLFLSGMNIVREKEIGTLEQINVTPIKKYQFIIGKLFPFWALGLLIMTIGLLISRIIFAVPIVGSIPLIYLFTSVYLLVVLGMGLLISNYTDTQQQAMFIAWFFVVIFILMSGLFTPIESMPDWAQKITILNPIRYFVEIIRMVMLKGSGFKDILPQLSIISGYALVMNALAVWSYKKTN is encoded by the coding sequence ATGAAAACCATTAGTTATATCATACAGAAAGAATTCCGGCAAATTTTCAGGAACAAAGGAATGTTGCCCATTATTTTTGTTCTTCCCTTACTCCAATTAATAATCTTATCTAATGCAGCGACCTTCGATATTGAAAATATCAAATTCTCATATGTAGACCATGACCGTAGTTCAACTTCCAGGGCCCTGATAGAGAATTTTGAAGGCTCCCCTTATTTTGATGTGCTGCATTCTTTCCCCTCTCATTCATTGGCTTATGAAGCCATGGAAAAAGGTAAAACAGATGTTATCCTGGAGATCCCTTCAAATTTTCACACGAGGCTTATCAGGGAGCAGGAGGCTGGTGTGGGGGTTTATATCAATGCCATAGATGGATCTAAAGCAGGAGTGGAAAGTGTATATATCAATAAGATCATTTCAAATTTTAACAGGAATATTTCTACTACAACTGCCGGATTTAATCAGCTTCAAAATAAACCCCTTGAAGTTTTGAACGTCCCTTCTTTCTGGTACAATAATACGCTTAACTATAAGATCTTTATGGTACCGGGAATCCTGGTGCTACTGGTCACTATGTTAACCCTATTCCTCTCCGGGATGAATATTGTGCGGGAAAAAGAAATAGGCACCCTGGAGCAGATCAACGTTACGCCAATAAAAAAGTACCAGTTCATAATTGGGAAACTATTTCCTTTTTGGGCCCTGGGACTCCTTATTATGACAATAGGCCTGTTGATTTCCAGGATCATTTTTGCAGTTCCAATAGTAGGTAGCATTCCGCTTATTTATTTGTTCACATCTGTGTACCTCCTGGTAGTTCTGGGTATGGGGTTGTTAATATCTAATTATACCGATACACAACAACAGGCGATGTTTATTGCCTGGTTCTTTGTTGTAATATTTATTTTGATGAGTGGGCTTTTTACCCCCATAGAGAGTATGCCAGACTGGGCTCAAAAGATCACCATCCTAAATCCCATCAGGTATTTTGTAGAAATAATAAGAATGGTGATGCTTAAAGGATCTGGTTTTAAAGATATTTTACCGCAGCTAAGCATTATTTCAGGTTACGCCCTGGTTATGAATGCACTTGCTGTATGGAGCTATAAGAAGACCAATTAA
- a CDS encoding DUF2141 domain-containing protein → MKTLLALIAILTIGSSIAQESQKKLYSLRVAADNFRNSKGVAQFALYNRDGTIPDEKLKKYFRKEVGEIKNSKSSVIFKDLPKGRYAITVLHDENGNGEVDKILLFPKEGFGISNFEKISLSNRPDFSKASFELCEETTKKIKLIYK, encoded by the coding sequence ATGAAAACTCTTCTGGCTCTTATAGCCATTCTCACAATTGGATCTTCAATTGCACAGGAATCTCAGAAAAAACTTTATTCCCTTCGTGTTGCGGCCGATAATTTCAGAAACTCCAAAGGGGTAGCTCAATTTGCACTTTATAATCGGGATGGCACCATCCCGGATGAGAAATTAAAAAAATATTTCAGGAAAGAAGTAGGGGAAATTAAGAACAGTAAATCATCTGTAATTTTTAAAGATCTGCCCAAAGGTCGTTATGCCATTACAGTGCTTCATGATGAAAACGGCAACGGGGAAGTAGATAAAATTCTCTTATTCCCTAAAGAAGGTTTTGGCATTTCAAATTTTGAAAAGATATCTCTTTCAAACCGCCCCGATTTTTCCAAAGCCAGTTTTGAGCTTTGTGAAGAGACCACAAAAAAGATTAAGCTCATCTACAAATGA
- a CDS encoding ribose-phosphate pyrophosphokinase, translating into MSKVMIDAKIFSCTQSLELAGKIAEAYGAPLGNVITSHYSDGEFQPSFEESVRGARVFIIGSTHPGSDHLMEMLLMLDAAKRASARHITAVLPYFGWARQDRKDKPRVPIAAKMVASILETAGATRIITMDLHADQIQGFFEKPVDHLFASTVFLPYLKSLNLDNLTIASPDMGGSKRAYAYSKAMESDVVICYKQRAKANVISHMELIGEVTGKHVVLVDDMVDTAGTLTAAAKLMMERGALSVRAICTHPILSGEAYERIENSKLQELIVTDSIPLKKESRKIRVVSCAHLFADVMKRVHENRSISSKFIM; encoded by the coding sequence ATGTCTAAAGTTATGATTGATGCCAAGATCTTTTCCTGTACCCAAAGCCTTGAACTCGCAGGAAAAATAGCCGAAGCCTACGGTGCCCCCCTCGGCAATGTGATCACCAGTCATTACAGCGACGGGGAATTCCAGCCCTCTTTTGAGGAATCTGTGCGTGGAGCCAGGGTATTTATCATTGGTTCTACCCACCCCGGGAGTGACCATTTAATGGAAATGTTGTTAATGCTGGATGCAGCAAAACGGGCCTCTGCCCGCCATATAACAGCTGTATTACCATATTTTGGCTGGGCCCGCCAGGACCGTAAGGATAAACCCCGGGTGCCAATTGCCGCAAAAATGGTGGCCAGTATCCTTGAGACCGCCGGCGCCACGCGCATAATAACTATGGACCTGCATGCTGACCAGATTCAGGGATTTTTTGAAAAGCCTGTAGATCATCTGTTCGCTTCCACAGTATTTTTGCCATACCTAAAAAGTCTCAACCTTGACAACCTAACCATTGCCTCACCAGATATGGGTGGCTCTAAAAGAGCTTATGCATATTCAAAAGCAATGGAAAGCGATGTGGTGATATGTTACAAGCAACGCGCCAAGGCCAATGTGATCTCTCATATGGAGCTTATTGGGGAAGTAACCGGAAAACACGTTGTACTTGTTGATGATATGGTTGATACCGCGGGAACTTTAACCGCCGCCGCCAAACTTATGATGGAACGTGGAGCCCTGAGTGTACGTGCCATTTGTACCCATCCAATTCTTTCCGGCGAAGCCTATGAGCGTATTGAAAACTCGAAATTGCAGGAATTGATCGTGACAGATTCCATTCCACTTAAAAAGGAAAGTCGCAAAATACGCGTTGTTTCCTGTGCCCATCTTTTTGCCGATGTTATGAAACGCGTTCACGAAAACAGATCTATAAGTTCGAAGTTTATTATGTAG
- a CDS encoding 50S ribosomal protein L25/general stress protein Ctc, giving the protein MKSITINGSKRESVGKRATKDLRNAGQVPCVLYGGGEPLHFSAEEIAFKSLVYTPDVHTVVLDLGKGEKFDAVLQDIQFHPVTDAILHIDFYQVLEGKEIAMEIPIHTKGVARGVKNGGVLRYNLRRLKVKGIPANLPDFIEADVTNLKIGNKLYVTAVVSDDYKILHPDNTVICQVKTSRNIIADVEDEEEEVAAGEVPATEVGAEGATTEEGKE; this is encoded by the coding sequence ATGAAATCAATAACGATCAACGGATCTAAAAGAGAAAGCGTGGGGAAAAGGGCGACCAAAGACCTACGTAATGCTGGACAGGTTCCTTGCGTATTATACGGAGGGGGAGAACCATTACATTTTTCAGCAGAAGAAATTGCGTTCAAAAGCCTTGTGTACACACCAGATGTTCACACTGTGGTTTTGGATTTAGGAAAAGGTGAAAAATTTGATGCTGTTCTTCAGGACATCCAGTTTCATCCTGTAACAGATGCCATCCTTCACATAGATTTCTACCAGGTACTGGAAGGAAAAGAGATTGCGATGGAAATTCCTATCCATACAAAAGGTGTTGCACGTGGAGTTAAGAATGGTGGGGTGTTGCGTTACAACCTTCGTCGTTTAAAGGTGAAAGGTATTCCTGCAAACCTTCCCGACTTTATCGAGGCAGATGTTACCAACCTAAAAATTGGTAATAAATTGTATGTTACTGCTGTAGTAAGTGACGATTACAAGATCCTTCACCCTGACAATACTGTTATTTGCCAGGTTAAAACTTCCCGTAACATCATTGCAGATGTTGAGGATGAAGAAGAAGAAGTTGCTGCCGGAGAAGTTCCAGCTACTGAGGTTGGTGCTGAAGGTGCAACCACAGAGGAAGGAAAAGAATAA